A single region of the Variovorax paradoxus genome encodes:
- a CDS encoding phasin family protein produces MALTADQILAAQKANLETLFGLTTKAFEGVEKLVELNVTASKAALAEAAGTAQAALNVKDAQELLTLQASLFQPLAEKTAAYSRHLYDIAQGTGAEFTKAFEAKAAEAQQTFVGLVDSASKNAPAGSETAVAVLKSAVAAANNAFESVQKAVKQASDVAEANFNAVSSQAVAAAKTATTARKR; encoded by the coding sequence ATGGCACTGACCGCTGACCAAATCCTCGCCGCCCAAAAAGCAAACCTCGAAACCCTGTTCGGCCTGACCACCAAGGCTTTCGAAGGCGTAGAGAAGCTCGTCGAACTGAACGTGACCGCTTCCAAGGCTGCCCTGGCCGAAGCCGCCGGCACCGCCCAAGCCGCCCTGAACGTCAAGGACGCGCAAGAACTGCTGACCCTGCAAGCCAGCCTGTTCCAGCCCCTGGCCGAAAAGACCGCCGCCTACAGCCGTCACCTGTATGACATCGCCCAAGGCACCGGCGCCGAGTTCACCAAGGCTTTCGAAGCCAAGGCCGCTGAAGCCCAGCAAACCTTCGTCGGCCTTGTCGACAGCGCTTCCAAGAATGCACCCGCCGGCTCGGAAACCGCCGTGGCCGTGCTGAAGAGCGCCGTGGCTGCCGCCAACAACGCTTTCGAATCGGTCCAGAAGGCCGTCAAGCAAGCGTCGGACGTTGCCGAAGCCAACTTCAACGCCGTGTCGTCGCAAGCCGTCGCCGCCGCGAAGACCGCGACCACCGCTCGCAAGCGCTAA
- a CDS encoding histone deacetylase family protein, which yields MRAFYSGQFVLPLPPGHRFPMSRYALLRDRLLEHLPGVEMDQAPRATDGELALAHTPQWIAAISDGSVSPQAIREIGFPWSEAMVERSRRSTGATIAACRAAFAGGVAANMAGGTHHAYADKGGGFCVFNDAAVAARLMQAEHGRSGRQLKVAVIDLDVHQGNGTASIFRNDPSVFTLSLHGQKNFPFRKEASDLDVELPDGCGDADYLTALEHALDELDRRFAPGLVIYLAGADPFERDRLGRLKLTFDGLEARDRRVFDWTWQRRIPVAFAMAGGYASDIAETVQVQLGTFRVAFEYWRRWQNAAR from the coding sequence ATGCGCGCCTTCTATTCCGGCCAGTTCGTCCTGCCTTTGCCGCCCGGCCACCGCTTTCCAATGTCCCGCTACGCGCTATTGCGCGACCGGCTGCTCGAGCACCTGCCCGGCGTGGAGATGGACCAGGCCCCGCGCGCCACCGACGGCGAGCTGGCGCTGGCCCATACCCCGCAGTGGATAGCAGCCATCAGCGACGGCAGCGTAAGCCCGCAGGCGATCCGCGAAATCGGCTTTCCCTGGAGCGAGGCGATGGTCGAGCGTTCCCGCCGCTCCACCGGGGCAACCATCGCGGCCTGCCGCGCGGCATTTGCCGGGGGCGTGGCGGCCAACATGGCGGGCGGCACGCACCACGCCTATGCCGACAAGGGCGGGGGATTCTGCGTCTTCAACGATGCCGCGGTGGCCGCACGGCTGATGCAGGCCGAGCATGGCCGCAGCGGCCGGCAGCTGAAGGTGGCGGTCATCGACCTCGACGTGCACCAGGGCAACGGCACGGCGAGCATCTTTCGCAACGACCCGAGCGTCTTCACGCTCTCCCTGCACGGCCAGAAGAACTTTCCGTTCCGCAAGGAGGCGAGCGACCTGGACGTCGAGCTGCCCGACGGATGCGGAGATGCCGACTACCTCACGGCGCTCGAGCATGCGCTCGACGAACTGGACCGGCGCTTTGCGCCCGGGCTGGTGATCTACCTGGCGGGTGCCGACCCTTTCGAGCGCGACCGGCTCGGCCGGTTGAAGCTGACGTTCGACGGCCTGGAGGCGCGGGACCGGCGGGTGTTCGACTGGACCTGGCAGCGCCGCATTCCGGTGGCCTTTGCCATGGCCGGCGGCTACGCCAGCGACATTGCCGAGACGGTGCAGGTGCAGCTCGGCACCTTCAGGGTGGCCTTCGAGTACTGGCGCCGCTGGCAAAATGCCGCGCGATGA
- a CDS encoding acyl-CoA thioesterase, which produces MSSATKPTPNSRSGYRAFRSIPTRWADNDMYGHVNNVVYYSWFDTAVNALLIERGALDIHQGQVIGFVVETQCNYFAPIAFPQTVEAGIRVAQAGRSSVRYEIALFAEGAESAAAQGHFVHVYVDRATQRPVPLPEALQRVVDSLKN; this is translated from the coding sequence ATGAGCTCCGCCACCAAACCCACGCCAAATTCCCGGAGCGGCTACCGCGCGTTTCGCAGCATCCCCACGCGCTGGGCCGACAACGACATGTACGGCCATGTCAACAACGTCGTCTACTACAGCTGGTTCGACACGGCGGTGAATGCGCTGCTGATCGAGCGCGGCGCGCTCGACATCCACCAGGGGCAGGTCATCGGCTTCGTGGTCGAGACGCAGTGCAATTACTTCGCGCCGATCGCGTTTCCGCAAACGGTGGAAGCCGGCATCCGCGTGGCCCAGGCGGGCCGGTCGAGCGTCCGGTACGAAATTGCCCTCTTTGCGGAGGGTGCGGAAAGCGCGGCGGCACAGGGCCACTTCGTGCATGTGTATGTCGACCGGGCCACGCAGCGGCCGGTGCCGTTGCCGGAGGCGCTGCAGCGCGTGGTCGACTCCCTGAAAAACTGA
- a CDS encoding CsbD family protein, translating into MNKDTIEGNWKQLKGKVKEQWGKLTDDDFDVIAGKRDQLLGRIQERHGISRDEAEKQVKEWESRDGRTPDTLWYEKY; encoded by the coding sequence ATGAACAAGGACACCATTGAAGGCAACTGGAAGCAGCTCAAGGGCAAGGTCAAGGAGCAATGGGGCAAGCTGACCGACGACGACTTCGACGTCATCGCCGGCAAGCGCGACCAGCTACTCGGCCGCATCCAGGAACGCCACGGCATCAGCCGCGACGAAGCCGAAAAACAAGTCAAGGAATGGGAATCGCGCGACGGCCGCACGCCGGACACCCTCTGGTACGAAAAGTATTGA
- the pncB gene encoding nicotinate phosphoribosyltransferase: MIIHSLLDTDLYKFTMMQVVLHHFPGARVEYRFKCRNPGVDLAQFAGQIREEVRSLCSLQFRDAELAYLRSMRFIKSDFVDFLGLFRLNEKYINIIPQPSGELEIRIQGPWLHTILFEIPVLAIVNEVYFRNTQKKPDFEEGRRRLETKIGQLQDAGLADLKIADYGTRRRFSKDWHEEVLRTLNARLGAVTPPTLHPKPGARLPQLAGTSNVLYAMKLGLIPLGTMAHEYLQACQALGPRLRDSQIFGFESWAREYRGDLGIALSDVYGMSAFLRDFDLYFCKLFDGARHDSGDPFQWGERMLAHYAANRVDPLTKTLIFSDGLTVPRTIELYQQFRGRCQLAFGIGTNLTNDLGYEPLQIVIKMINCNGQPVAKLSDTPSKNMCEDEKYLAYLRQVFEIEQPPA, from the coding sequence ATGATCATTCACAGCCTGCTCGACACCGACCTCTACAAGTTCACCATGATGCAGGTCGTCCTGCATCACTTTCCCGGCGCCCGGGTCGAGTACCGGTTCAAGTGCCGCAACCCCGGTGTCGACCTGGCGCAGTTCGCCGGGCAGATCCGCGAAGAAGTGCGAAGCCTCTGCTCGCTGCAGTTCCGGGATGCCGAACTGGCCTACCTGCGGTCGATGCGTTTCATCAAGAGCGACTTCGTCGACTTTCTCGGGCTCTTCAGGCTCAACGAGAAATACATCAACATCATTCCGCAACCCTCGGGGGAGCTCGAGATCCGCATCCAGGGGCCGTGGCTGCACACCATCCTGTTCGAGATTCCGGTGCTGGCCATCGTGAACGAGGTCTACTTCCGCAACACGCAGAAGAAGCCCGACTTCGAGGAAGGCCGGCGGCGCCTGGAAACCAAGATCGGGCAACTGCAGGATGCCGGCCTTGCCGATCTCAAGATTGCCGACTACGGCACGCGCCGCCGCTTCTCCAAGGACTGGCATGAAGAAGTGCTGCGCACGCTCAACGCGCGGCTGGGCGCGGTGACGCCGCCGACGTTGCACCCCAAGCCCGGTGCGCGGCTGCCGCAGCTCGCGGGTACCAGCAATGTGCTGTACGCCATGAAGCTGGGCCTTATTCCGCTCGGCACCATGGCCCATGAATACCTGCAGGCCTGCCAGGCGCTCGGCCCGCGGCTGCGCGACAGCCAGATCTTCGGCTTCGAGAGCTGGGCCCGTGAATACCGCGGCGACCTGGGCATTGCGCTGTCCGACGTGTATGGCATGAGCGCCTTCCTGCGCGACTTCGACCTGTACTTCTGCAAGCTGTTCGACGGCGCGCGCCATGACAGTGGCGACCCCTTCCAGTGGGGTGAACGCATGCTGGCGCACTACGCCGCGAACCGTGTCGATCCGCTCACCAAGACGCTGATCTTCAGCGACGGCCTGACCGTGCCGCGCACCATCGAGCTCTACCAGCAGTTCCGCGGCCGCTGCCAGCTGGCGTTCGGCATCGGAACCAACCTCACCAACGACCTGGGCTACGAGCCGCTGCAGATCGTCATCAAGATGATCAATTGCAACGGCCAGCCCGTGGCCAAGCTGTCGGACACGCCGTCCAAGAACATGTGCGAGGACGAAAAATACCTGGCGTACCTGCGCCAGGTATTCGAGATCGAACAGCCGCCGGCCTGA